The genomic DNA CTACATGgaaatggacttaaaataagcagaacatatcaaaatttgattccttgtatcaaacaaagtagagaaaatacattatacaacaatttaagacaaaaggaagctgagatataaccttttctcttttcggcgggggccattttggattttatggataactgccactaggggggccacccaacttgtatccatggatttttgaaaaccttaggcctatacctaacaccctgccaaaaatcaaaaacttatccagaagtgcccaattttcatgaattgcatcctagctaaaacaaggttagtgccccatgaacttttggcgtctactgtatatgaacatatacaatcgcttagtacagctgtagctggttttaagtctaccatgtgcagttacgtttttatggcttataccccaATTGTCAATAGAGAAATTgtattgaattcttacttccggcatcggctgtgggcgggtcTGTGATGCTCTATTGTTTGTCTAAAGCAAACTTTTTTGAATGGTGTCTTTTTTATAATACATGTTTTTCTAAAGTTATACTTGTATATATATCGCCTTTTGCACAGTATTGCAATATATCAAATTGTAACCCATGTATTGTATCTCCAGATTCTTGCCAATACACAGCCCTATAAAGTACGTGGTCCCTCAAATTCCataagtgtttttatttattatttctcctacagaaaaaaatggaacagaATACAGAAGTTCCTAAGCAGAAGAAGAAGGCCAGAAGAGAGACATGATTGCAGGGCTGGGCATTATGGGTGTCCTCGTGCAATAATCACACAGTGCAGATTTTTATGCCAGAAAACACTGACTGTGCTGCTCAGAAATCCAAAAAGCACACTAAATAAACATGACAAACGCTGAGCTGGATCAGCACAGTAGACAAGGTTCTGCAGAACATGCCGGTCCAGAGTGCTGAATCCTAACCATGTGCACTACCAGCCAGCCTTCAGAAAGGAAAGGTTTCTAGCTAACATGGTCCTCTTTTTTGCTGTGGGTGACAAGAATacaaatcattattttttatctcTATGAATAGTACTTCTGAAAGCTGTGTCTTATAGGTAATGTGAAACTTTCCTGGAAACACGAAAGACATTTTAAGGAACATGTTTACTTTGAATGTTTCTTCTCTCACCTTTCTGTGGTATTTTTGTACTGGTGATTTGCACGCAGTAGTGTTGGTACTACAGATGTGTAGTGGTCGATAGGACATCCCCTCTAGAGAGGCACTGAGACCGAGGAAGCCAGACGCACTGCAGGGTGAACAGCAGGGGCAGCAAAGTCGTATGGTTTCATTGAGATGTCAGAGGGACGATCCCAATTATGACAGAGTCCTGTCATAGGGCtccctttgcacacacacacacacacactacattatgTCCTCCATGTTTTTAAAAGTCTGAAAACGCACTTATATGAGATCTGGCCTCCATTGTACATATGTGTGCATATTCAGTTTATCAAATGTTTAAATTTAGTAAGGAAATGCCATCCTTGATTCAGAGCTGTTCTGTGCTATGTTAGCTTTACCTTTAGATgtgttctttttgtctttatgtGGCAACCTCCATGTTCTGTCCAAAGGGCTTTCTCCTATTCTTCTCTGTGATTGCACTGTGTCACTGGCTCTACTGCACCTTTGGAGTTATTTggcttcatttttttaattgtgaAATGTGAAAGTTTTGCATTGGATTTGGGGTATTGATGTAATATTAGAGGATTGCTTGAGCAGCTCTAAAGTCCATGTCTCTGACATTTCTATCAGGTTAATTCTGTTGCCTTAACCTATAGTTTTATAGTTAAATTTTAGATTGTAGAAGTCCCTTTTGCAGGCTATGGCTGCACTGCCCAGTCTTTAGTGGGATTTATGTCAGAACAGCACTTATTCTTGCATGAATTTGATATACAGTCTAATATATCATTAAATACCATGGTCAGCATCATATCATTTGCCTGTTTACCATTCACTGTAAATATTCTTTTATGACCAAGGGTCCACAGAGGCTTAAGACATCAAGCTTGAGCCAAATTGGATTGATTTTTCATGTCCGCTTTTGTGAAGTTGAAGTTTTTAAGCAGTCATGATTGCAATCCCTTGATGATGTTCTGCCCCTTGGTCAGTTGTGGATCTCAGAGGTGCGTTCCGGTCCTGTGCTAGAGGTGACCCCTGCTTGTGAGGGGTGAGGCAAGATATCACCTTATGTGTCTGTTAACCTAGGCCTGCTGGTTTTATGGATTAGAGACAACTATGTTTACTGAAGTTGCGGCAATATTTCTATGTtgatttgttaaaataaatttGATCTACAAAACCACTGTGTTATTTCTGTCAACAATAATTTTTAAATGGGTTGCACTTCTAATATCTATTACAAGTGTGACATGTCCTGATATCTATATATTACCTAGGTATACCTGTATCTGATACCTTTGCACTGCAAAATACAGTATTTAAATCAGACCACCTCACTATTTATCTATTACTTCATCACAACATCTCTTTCAGTGTTGTTAGATAGGATGTCTCGCATTAGAATATTGTTTGGAGCTGTCTGAAGATTTTTGTACAATCAGCTGAGTTGATTTAATTGACTGGCAAAAACCAACGGCCTGTCCTTTGTCATATAACTCATTCCATGCTGTGCATATCTTTTTAGTTAAAGCCTATCAatgatttaaaataatttatttgaaaacaaaaatggcCTATATGTAGAGAGTAAGTACTTAATCATGGTCATTTTTCTCTAGCTTGCAAATATATTTGTTATGATCCACTATCCCACCTTTTAATGCAAGTTGTATCCACATGATTTGTAAAGTGCTTTGCCTAAGATCATGTGCTCAGTGAATAAAGATCCATGTTTGTTTAAAGCTGTGTAATGTCTTAGTGTTGTCCCTTGTTGCCAGTTTCTCTCGTGAGCCTCCGCTCTGCATCCAGCATCAGATTAACATGATGACATTTAAATAGCGGCACCTGAAATCTGTGTCACTGTCAGCAGCTGTAAACATGGGATAGGCTGAGTTTTCCAGCTGAAATCAGGTGATAAGCAtccccctctacacacacaaacacactcacttctCTTCTGGGACAGCATTGCTGCAGGGTCTCGTGGCACGTGGGATGAAGTTGACCTCCCAAGCCCTTTCTCATCTCATTTAGGATTAAGTCTAGCCCGTTCATTCACAtcacatcctccctctctctcattacaGGATGACATTGCTTTGTTTGGTTCATTCTCTGGCTTATCTCATCTGCAAATGCCATTATTTTGAATGGAGACTTCCTGAATAACAGGTCTTATTCTCAAAAGGATTTTTTTCCCATTAAGGTCGAGAACCTATAGTTGATCTCAATGATCTGCagtttatttgttgtttattCAGGTCTTACTCAGAGAGGCATTTACCTCACAATCTttgaatgacacattttgcaACTTGTTTGTAACTTGATTGTAGTTCAGGTAATATGAGCTCATTTGAGCCCTATAAAACTTTATTATTAGCCTGTATGTATGGTCATCACTTCATTAAGTTCAAAATGTATTCATTTTAGTGTCATTAAAAAGGAGAAAACCTTCCTCCAAGCTCCACAAATCAATCTGTGATGTGCAACGTGCTGGTTCCTGAATTTCAGTCGGCAATCTGACAAATTTTCAATGGGACCACAATGCTCAACATTCACATGATATTTTTGACATCCTTACACACTGCACTCATTTCAGCCTCTGATAAGCTTTGGCAACAGTGGAAGTGACAGCTGGTTTGAGACGGGATCAAGAGCAACTCCACATCATCCCCAAACATGACAATTGTTTGAGTTTGTAGTTACAGGCTTCAGTCTACATCCAACACTGACCTCCCAGGCCTCCAAATTCCAAAGGTGTAATGATGGCGTCAGCATGCTGGTCCGCACCCTGTGCTTAGCAGTGACCATCTGCCATGTCCTCTCATCCGCTGTCCTTTGACTTTTATCATCATTACAGTCACACAGATATATAATAAACacatattattatcattattattattattattattattattttcatcatcattattattattattactattattattataacaacaTGTTGCCCATCAAAGTATACAAAACTGAGTTTAGGAGAAGCATAGAAATCTGATCTATAGGCCTTACTATCCAACACAAAATATCACAATGCTTTCCATGAACTTActttttgtcttgttttgtaTTACTTTATATTCCTCAGGACGGGAAAGAAGAGAAACAGGCTAAATACAGGATGCACAATTGAATATTGCGACACATTGTATTCTTATAACTTATAATAATTAAAGCATATTGGCTACTGAAGGGTTATTTACTTTTAAAGCAGTCAGACAGCACCTGTCTGCCacaacaagaaagaaagaaagaaaaaactacgCTACATCTAAATTCGCATTTCTGTAaatgctgtagcctatatgtaaAGACAAACTGTTGAAACTGGCTCAAACAGACCCAATGGGCGTTTTCATGGTGCTGAATGAATAGGCTTCTTTCAGAAAAGACTTCCCCAAAGCATCAACACCTAGACTCGACACCTTCATTCGTTTCTTCTCGAACAACGAATTGCATCACTGGATTTCTGGTCTGACTCAAAATCCTCCTCCGGTCACGTGTTCCCAAGATGAGCTGGATTAATGTGGTGTTGCAGAGCGGAGATTCTGGACAGCGGAAACAGCACTGGACTGAGCACAACCTGGATGCAGAGATTCTAACGAGCCTGCGTTATCGCGAATTATTCTATAATTAGATGACAAAATAGAAAATCCTCAAGTTAGTAGAGGAAAGGCTTCCTGAAATAGTCTCATTGTTCAGGATCGGAAAGATGATTTCCCCGTGGGACAGATGGTATACCACCAGCTGCTGCCTTTGCTGTCATGTTCGGACGGGCACCATTATTTTGGGCATTTGGTATATGGTAAGGCGTTTCTTTTAGATATTAGGCACAATGTTTCGTGTAGCCTGTTGTGTTTTGTATAGCTTATCTCAGCTGTGTGTTCTGAAAGCATAACCCCCATTTTTGAAACCCCTGAGGGTTGTGAGGCAGCGTTAATATCTCTGTTCATTGCTATCCACTGGCCATTTTGTGTAACGCTGTTCCTCATTTGAAAATGGGTTATCTTAAATCAGTTTGTGGCTATCTCTCTTCTTGCATGATTGTTTGGTATGCACCATCATAGGTAGTCTGTGTTGCAGAGCATTTCAATGAACGCTGTCAACCTTTACGCAAACAAAGCTTTTGTTGGTGATGTCACACAACATAGCGTAACGTAAATCTTCAAAGTTAAAATTTGTTTTTAGAAACTAGAGCCCTTTTGCCCTGTAAAAATAGACCGGAGCAAATCTCTTACCTTGATCCAAATCTCTAAGCAAAGGTATTTATAGATGGTGAAaagtaaatgtagcctatgggTTAAGTCATGAGTTGAGTCAGTCTACGGGAACATTCCAGAACGAATAGCCTAGAATGTATGACCAAGGACTTTGCACTAATCATAAACAAGCAAACCAATACAAAACATATCAAGGCCATCAGCAAAATGATGTGCTTCAGGTCATATTGACGTTAAATCGCAAGGGCAACCCAGCTGGATTCTGCCTGGCTCCACAAACTCCCATGGAGCTGTCCAACATTTCAGCACGTTTCCTCAGTAGCCGTCAGCGGTTCATTGCGGGTCATTTTACGCTTGCTAATAAAGATGATATTAATCAGCAAATGTTCATTATGGATGCAAACCTACACTTTTATAGTTTCTATATAACCTATGTAGCTGATTTACTGGCTGGCCAATGTTGTTAACATTGTCTAAACTCTGAATATAATACTCATGCATGTTGAAGAAAACAACTCAAGGCAACATTACAAATGTCCAACATAGGTTCAATTACATTATGTTCCCCAACAGCTCATCAATGCAGTGGTCCTACTCATCCTATTATCTGCCCTAAATGACCCGGTCCAGTATCACTACCATCTCACCAGTGCCGAGTTGGGAACAGACTTTGATGTCATGGATGATGCAAGTGAGTATGGATCTTCATAGACTTACAAAATTGGATGTTCTTGTAAGGAATttgtattagtagtagtaggctATCATACCAGATAATACAACAATTAAGGCCTCATCATTGCTATTAGGAGTGACTCTTTTCCTGGTCCTAGGTTTCATATAGCCTGTGATTGCCCACTTACTCCAAAGGAAAGGACTATTAAGCCATAGATATcctggtgtgcatgtgttcaaATATAACCCCTGCCAGTAGAACTCTGCCACACCCTCTCTCATTTCGTTACAGGCTGGGCCAGGTGgtgctgtaagtgtgtgtgtgtgtgtgtgtgtgtgagagagagagagagagagagaaagagatatagaGAGTTTTGTATGTTGGGTGTCCTCAAAGTTTATGTGTGCATAGATGTGGCATGGTGACACCTCCCGCTGGTGAAAGATCAGTTGGGCATCCTCGCTGCCAATGCCTAGTGACTCTTATGAAAGACGACCTTCCTAATTCACTGGGATTAAGTCTTCTTCTGAAGGCCGCCATTGGTTTAGTCTCCTTGCGTCAGGGCTGTCGCTCTGTCGTCTTTGTTTTGTAATTCTACTTTGAAAACACAGCATGTGGTGATCCAGACAGAATGGATTAaggatttaaaaaataataataataaacccaTATTAATTACATGGAGAAAGCAAATTTATAGATACTGGGGATATGATTCAGTcttttacatacagtatgtgctgtCACTATTGAAATTATATTGGAAAGTGACATACATAAAAGGAATAATATATTCAAATTGGTCTGTAAATCTTACCATGGTTATGTTTAAGACAAAAAGGCTAACTGCATGTTAGTAGTGTGCTTTGGAAATAACAGAGGTGGCTCATAATGACTTACAAAAACCTTACCAGTTACTATGTTACAATCACTGAAGGAGTGCTCAGACTTTCCATCTTTTATATGCTAAATTAATTGTCTTTCTATGTCCAACTCACATTCCCAGCTCTGGTGGTGCACCCTTCTACCATTCCAATTTTATATGGAGAGCAAATGCTGATATGGTCCACTGAAGTGAGGCCATTTTACTGTGCCAATAGTCAATCAGTGCTGATTATAATGGGATGGTCTGGAATCCCTGGATTAATTTGATAAAATTCCAACACTATAACAAAATACTTTGGGCCAAGACGAAACATCTTGTACTGGATGTAATCTGGTGTGTATCTGGAAAACACACAATTGCTCATACATGTTTCATACAGTAACTCAGTAACACCAAGTAAGCACCAAACTGTTTCTTACTGATCAATTCTGTGAGCAGATTTATTTAGAAAGTTTAGTTGTGTATTTTAGTTATGTCGTTTATTCAGTCGTGTGTTGTCAAGTCAGTCATATCAGACAGTAACATGTCCATATGACTAAAACAGAATATGGCATTTGTTTTCCCCAGATATGTGTATTGCTGCTGCTATCTCCCTGCTCATGATTCTTATCTGTGGCATGGCAACATATGGGGCTTATAAGGTAAGGCCCTTTACGTCTCCTCATGATGGAATgtattgttttgattttgaaacTGTATGGAGAATATCACAAGTCATACATTTCCAATTATTTAAGTTTAAAGTCTTTCAATGTTTAAATTATTGTTATTTGCTCTGTTCACAGCAACATGCTGCTTGGATCATTCCATTCTTCTGCTACCAAGTCTTCGACTTCGCCCTTAACACCCTGGTAGCCATTAGTGTTGTGGTGTATCCCAACACAGTGCAAGACTACCTTCAGCAGCTGGTGAGGACAACTTTACAATTCATTCAGACTTTAGTGATTATCTGTAATGAAATGGATACATGTTAATGTTTGGTTTGTTAATCGTTACAGCCTGGAACCTTTCCATACAAAGAGGACATCATGTCCACAAACAACATGTGCCTAGTGTTTGCAGTGCTCATCTTTGTTGGCTGCATACTGTCCTTTAAGGTAAGGACCACTGCATAGTGTGGTACATTTCACAAAGGTATGCAGAAGCAAAATATGGTGATAAATGTAGAATTGATATGGTGAACAATATGTTCATGTTCAGACAT from Alosa alosa isolate M-15738 ecotype Scorff River chromosome 20, AALO_Geno_1.1, whole genome shotgun sequence includes the following:
- the LOC125285233 gene encoding mtp family protein, whose product is MISPWDRWYTTSCCLCCHVRTGTIILGIWYMLINAVVLLILLSALNDPVQYHYHLTSAELGTDFDVMDDANMCIAAAISLLMILICGMATYGAYKQHAAWIIPFFCYQVFDFALNTLVAISVVVYPNTVQDYLQQLPGTFPYKEDIMSTNNMCLVFAVLIFVGCILSFKAYLIACVWNCYRYVSGRSSTEVLVYVTTNDTAVLLPPYEEAIAIPPKEPPPQYVSA